The genome window ACACTTTTAGGTATCGGGTTGGGAAATGGTCAAGAGAATACTGTCCGGGCAAAAGATATCATTATGTAACATTTAATAGTGCGGAGTCAATCAACACTTTAGCTAAACATCAAAGGAAAATGCCAATCATGAAACTTATAGAATTCTTCCGACAATCTATTTAAAATTGGTTTTACGAGCGGCGAAATAAGGGTATCCAGGGCAAACACCTGCTTACAGAGTGGGTGCAGAAAAAATTCAAAAGAGAATTGCTCATTCTAGGGGTTAACACATTTGATGTTGAAGACATGAAAAAGAGTGGTTTTGTTGATTTCTTGAATCGAACATGCAACTTCTGGGTTTGGCAAGTATCTGGTTTTCAATATGGGCACGTGATTCCCATTTCAAGAATTTTAGGGAAAAGGATTGTAGTCACTATGCTATGTCATGTTATACCAACGAAGTATACAAAAACACATGTGCAGAAACGATAAATCCACTCCCTCATAAATCAAAATGGGAGATACCAGATGGACTAACTAATCTATAATCATCGCATATTACTAAACGATAGGCGGGTCATCCTTAAGAAAACAACCGAATCATTTCCCAAGTATAGGAACCCACTCCTCCACATTGCAGTCGGTGTAAGACGTATGGCCATCATCGTGATGGTTGTTCACAGCCAATGTCGTCACAAACTTCTTCCCGAAACGTTTCAAAGAAAGAAACTGTTTAGAAAATAGAAATTACAATAGTACAAGTTGATCCAAAAGACTTTCAAGATTACGTATTTCAAAATACTTTTCCCTCGTATCACTTGGGTGATTTTTAATTCTAGCGTTTGTTTTTTCTAATTTGTCTAGTAAATTATTTAACTAATCTGTGTACTTAAGTAATTTTTATAGTCTaggggaaggatccactaaaaagtggattttgcctaagtagcctaagaaggattgtgatgatgacatgtgaCACTCCTAAAAAGTAGgaatcaagggcattttggtccttataaataggagtgaaattgacatgtggcaccccttttgttttctaaaaatacaaaaaaaaaaatctagtacaaaaaaatctagcacaaaaaatctagtacaaaaaaatatagcacaaaaaatctagtacaaaaaatatagcacaaaaaatgtagtacaaaaaaatatagcacaaaaaatttagtacaaaaaatatagcacaaaaaaatttagcaaaaaaatgtagtacaaaaaaatccagtacaaaaaattgagaaaaaaaaaatttaagacaaaaaaattcagcacaaaaaatttagtacaaaaatatagtacaaaaattcagcacaaaaaatgttatacaacatagaaatacaatacattttagtgggtttttttagtcttcatattttatatagcaatatggtactcaaattaaagataaagaaacgctcgattttatggtgaaatttttatgaaaaaataatgtcgtataaaaaagttatgaacgtttaaaaaatgggggtgaAATATGCATGTGCATTGCATGTGGGGAGAGAAAGTCCATAAATAGGATTTTCCCAATATACCGTTACACTCCTCCTTTCTTCTACACTTTAATCTTagccattgatttgaaaaatgaatggttaagattccttctcatcctacttaagcaaaataaactttttatttgatattaCCCCTTATAATCTATATAAAATATGACAAGCATACATATAATTGCAAATAGTTATATAAACTAATATTAAAAATCTAACATATCCATCATACTCATCATGTGCAAATCTCCACTATAAATACAGGACACTACACTTAAATTAGCACACTTTCAACAACATAGACAATTGGAGCAATGAACAGGTAAGGCTTCTAACGAGGACTTGGGTTGCTTGTGCAAATCGAAGGCGTGGGCTGTCTATTCAATTATGAGATTCAGTCGATGGAGTGTTTCATGAATTTACGATCGGGCCTTGGTGAAGCTTCTCCAACATTGGCTAAAAATTTTGACAAATTGGCCCAAGAGTAGAAACTTTGAGATTATTTTCGAGGGAGCTGTCAACAGAGATGATGTATTCGGTACTAGGAGGAGGCTATCACTTTGGCCTTGAGTGCTTACCAAAGTATTTACAAAAGCACCTTTGATTATGTTGATGCATGGAGGATTATGAAAAGACATACCGGTTGGTTTGACTTTCATTAATTAgtattagggtgtaaggggtgctcacctaataggtgagtcccccatCTTACACCTAACCAATCACAtggtgccacgtcaactcccataatacactcccctaattccccattttgatggcggcactcacctattaggtgagttcaaaatttttttttttttgttaaaattatggatgtttaaaaatttatataaaagacatttcattaaatttaaaaaaaaaacacattcaaactagaaaaaaaaacacattcaaactagaaaaaaaaatacattcaaactagaaaaaaaaatacattcaaactagaaaaaaaaaacattcaaactagaaatcgcatggccacccgtacttgttagcgatttcTCGCTTTCGGGCTAGGATGATCGGCAACATACTTGGCGGAACATCGTCGTGCGGTTTAAGGAaggttttcatatctcgatcgtaattgtagtttttcatcgtctcgATTTGTAccgatatgagctcgcgagcctccgactctctttttttcctcaattcgatcgcctccaattctaccgcttgcttcgcttctttcatggcggtgtacactttgaattgtgccgccaactcggccgagcttccctcggacgatgtagcttgacgcttgtctcgccgttgtgcTCTTTGTGGCGAGGGATCTTCGTTAATATCCGGTATTGAAAAGTCTACTTCAACCGGCTTTCTTTTATGTGCCGAACCTTCACCTTCCTCGCCCAtcaatgggacttgggcccatttctcgtgttttcgaacgacctcccacgccTCGATGTGTTGAAAACCGCTTGGAAATCtttctttaaattcttttaacgcgACTTTCATCACGTCGAGATCTTGACATCCACTTgctcgtgtgcgatcctacatgttataaaataaaaaaaatagaaagtgTTAAAAAAGTAtgaacttagaaaaaaaaataaaaaatatgcaatgttaaaaaaaatataatttttaccgcttgttggtataggccgttgaaaaagtttattttcgcatgcatcgggttccatttagaccgtacttgatgaaCGGTCCGATTACTTCCACCGATAGTTTTGTTAAAGTGCTCTAAAATTTTACCCCAAAAACTTTCGCGACTTTGTTGATTGCCCTTTTTTTTGTTGGTAGAacaatgtacccacgccttcgccaacgcctcttcttgttcttttgtccatttttcgctcaccgtttttccttttttttctcgAGCCTCGTCTTCTTCGTTGCCCGCGTCTTCGTCCACATTATATTCGTCGTCCTCGTCGTCGTCGCCCAAATTTTAagtttcgggcactacctcaTCGTCCTCGTCGTCCTCGTCaataggtagaggacgttcgacatttcctcgtgtagaaggaactTGTGGAGAACGATAAGcatatgggtcgaaggcgggggattgaggaggagcgtccattgatagcaaattttgaaaatagccgaaattgggttgttgggtgttgtaaaacgaGGGGTGTGGAGGTTGTTGGAAATAAAACGGAGGTTGTGAAGTGTATCCGTaagggggttgtggttgagcatttgcaccgctcgaaccatcTCGAGACGGTTTCGATACCCGCCCCTTATTTTTTTTCTTGGCCTCGCGGGGtcggttctccattgctcggtgtataaaaaataaaaagtggatggggtttggttggatagtataaaaaataatggttgtggttggagagtttaaaaaaatatagagaatgagattggttggagagtataaaaaataatggttgtggttgggtatttatattagtttaaaaaaaacttgaatttttttttaattatccgACCGTTGTCAACGGTCACATTTCCTCGATCCTCGCGATTTTTCATCGGTGAACACACACACAAAAGACACCCCGAATCGGGACCCCgctttgatggcggcggtgttcccgatcggggaaggCGCTCACCGAAGGGGGTTACCGAGTACGCCCCGGACACCCTTAGTGTTTAATGTTCTTGTTCCTTTTATGTTCTAAAATTATGTATGTGTttgaggatcctgtaaaaaagattTAATGGTTcggatcaatagggaccaaattgtaaaatattttcattaatttggactgatttgaaatatctaggggcaatatagtcttttaaacccactagaaattaggtaatgcacatgtaacttacccccgtcttttttaaacgtcaataactttttgtacgtaacttttttaaaaaaaaattagaccataataacgagcgttttttatctttaaaatgagtaccatattgctatacttatatagagaaaaaaatatgtttcgatcagatgtttagtcaatgaatggtgttatatacttgctgaatggtgttatatacttggtgaatggtttatatacttactgaatggtgttatatacttgctgaatggtgttatatacttactgaatggtgttatatacttactgaatgctgaatggtgttatatacttgctgaatggtgttatatacttattataattaaggtggcggttatgggaagtttttaattaattgaattaatgataaaattacttgtttacccttttcaattaatttagatctaatggctgagattctttcttacatttctctttgatcttttttacaataaccttaccctgtATTATGTAAGCTTAATATATGTGGTATCTATCTTTATTTATTAAGCTTTACACACGTAGAAATAAAAAATGCTAAAAAGAAATGGGTGTAAAATAATTCGAAATGTATTTTTAATGTATACATCTGAAATTTATGTTTTTAACCTTCTAATATATGGTGTGTGTGATCACTAGCACTACCTATAAACAGGGCCGGCTtaaccattttggtggcctaaggcgaagtaaaatcttgtggtatttttcccaaaaaaatgtatgtaattgaaagttaaacttgaagggcccaagtgtaattatttgaaagattgtgttaaaatttaaaaacaaggaAAAAAATGCTGAACCAGGGATTGAACCCGGGTCTCACCAACATCCATACATACACAAAACCACTACACTATCAACCATCAATCTATTGATAACCCACACCCTAAATTTTTTATAAATGAACTATAGTTTTATCAAATTGTGGAGGTCCTATAGTTTTGGTGGCCCAAAGCCCAAGCCTCATTTGGCTTACCCTTGGGCCGGCCCTGCCTATAAATATAACTAGCACAACAAAAACTAATTTATTAACTTCTCAACTATCTCGCATCGAACAATCAAATGCATCCACGCCCCGGTACGCCACCTGAGGAAGTACTAGAAAACTATCGGATTCGGCTTCTCTACGCACTGGAAAATGCAAATAACATCCTTCATCTAGATCCTCCTATTATTTATCTGGTTTATGGGGTTCAACTTGTTCATCCGGTTGAACAAGTAGTTTATCCGGTTAATCAGCATCAAGCTGTTGTTCATCCGGTTGAACAGGTAGTTCATCCGGTTCAACATGTTGTTCCACTGGCAGAACATGTTCATGGTCCATCAGGTCATTCATCTGGTTCAACCGGATATTCATCCGGAAGAGCCTATAATTCATCTGGTTCAACATACTCCGCCACAAGAGGTCGACCCCTATGGCGATGATGTTTTTTATTGGAACTAGGTGTTTAATATTGTATTTCCAAAGGAAAACCAACAACCGGTAGAAGCTGTTACTGAACCGACTCTCCCAGAGGATTTTGACCACCAATAACCGGTAGAAGCTGTTACTGAACCGACCCTCCCAGAGGATTTTGACCCATATGACGATGGTTTTGATTCAAACTGCTCAATTGATTCCATCTTTAACAACTAGAATATGTTTAATTATTTTTAAGTATGTTATTATGTACGATTTATGAGTACATGGCATTTGCTTATTAGGACTATGTAATGTTTAACGTATTAAACTATGTTCATTTATATTGTTATGTAAGGATTtcactaaataaaaaaaatacatggaACAGTTTATTTATTTTCCCTATACAATATACATTTACACTAACAAAATACTGACTAAGATAAAattcataaaataaatattaaaacataatataaccatggttgtaaaataaggttttcaaggccgagtactccccgagtagtcgctacaaggtaggctgccgatgcgactttctctaactccgcctaattactcggaatcagtcaaacgcggtcaacctcggccaaatcgtatctagtaggtcaactcggaccgagtttgacttaaaaaaaataacaaaacataatttctatACCTATCacattaaagaatgaatatcattttcacgtattttttaaagatattagtaaatttatgttatttgacatatatttaatttccaaaaactaatttctttataatttaacaatattagtaaatttatgttatttaacatatatttaatttccaaaaactaatttctttataatttaacatgtccaaGTACTCCCCAAATACTCTctgcctaggccgagtactctcaactcaccggtcgaccgactagggagcgcctagcgacttttgtaACCATGAATATAACAAATAATATCCAGAGGAGAAGACTTGTATTCCACCTTTGTCAAGGAGGACCGAGAGGTTACCCTCCTAGAGAGAAAATAGACACTAAATTGTAAACGTATAACATCTCTTTCATGTAACGTCGTCCATGGGTACCTTCAATTTTTAGCTAAGAAAAACGTCAAGT of Helianthus annuus cultivar XRQ/B chromosome 1, HanXRQr2.0-SUNRISE, whole genome shotgun sequence contains these proteins:
- the LOC118481262 gene encoding uncharacterized protein LOC118481262, producing MHAKINFFNGLYQQADRTRASGCQDLDVMKVALKEFKERFPSGFQHIEAWEVVRKHEKWAQVPLMGEEGEGSAHKRKPVEVDFSIPDINEDPSPQRAQRRDKRQATSSEGSSAELAAQFKVYTAMKEAKQAVELEAIELRKKRESEARELISVQIETMKNYNYDRDMKTFLKPHDDVPPSMLPIILARKREIANKYGWPCDF